The window ACGCATCATCACCGCCGACGAAGCTTTTCGCATTGTTGATAAATGGCTGGCCACGCAGTTTGCCGGCGGACGCCATGAGCGCCGCGTGGAAAAGATCATGGCCATTGAAAAAGAAGAGGACACCGCCGGAACCACCAAGAGTCAATAATGAAGGCTCATTGATGAAGGACCTCTGATGAAGGACCTCTGATGAAGGACCTCTGATGAAGGACCTCTGATGAAGGACCTCTGATGAAGGACCTCTGATGAAGGACCTCTAAATGCACCACTTGTGGTCACAAGGTGATTATGAGATCAGCACCGATCCTGCGCGGATCGATGCCGTCATGGTGCATGAGTTCCTGACCAACTCTTACTGGGCAAAAGGTATTTCTATTGAATCAGTACGGCTGTCCATTGAGAACTCTATTCCTTTCGGCGTGTATCATGGCCAGCAGTTAGTCGGCTTCGCCCGCATTATCTCTGATCGCGCGACATTTGCTTATCTGGCCGACGTCTTCGTTCTGCTCTCTCACCGCGGGCGGGGACTTTCGCGGTGGCTGATGGAGTGCATTGTAAGCCACCCGGATCTGCAGGGCCTTCGGCGCTGGATGCTGGCCACCCAGGATGCGCATGGACTCTATGCTAAATTCGGGTTCACCCCGCTCAAAAGTCCAGCATCATGGATGGAAATTCATCGTCCGGATGTTTACGCAAGAACCGGCAGAGACGCCGTTCCTGAAAAATAGGAGATGGAACATGAGTGATTGCCGCTGGGGCAAGTTATTGTTTGCAGGAGCATGCCTGCTTTCTCTTGTTGCCATGGGATGTGGCGGGAAGAGCCCAATAACACTTGCCTGCAAGATCACCGCAATCAACGTTTTTCCTGCTACTGCAGCCATCAGCCATACCGCGCCGCCGCCGGGAAATGCACAGCATTTTGATGCTTTTGCCTCTGCCGTCACGCCGGGGTGTGTGGTGTCCCAAAGCAATCTTACGACGGGCACCTGGGCGGTCTCAGACAACACGAATGTCAGCATCAGCAATGTGCAAGGGGCCACTTTCGGCACCGCGACATGCAACGGGGCGACTTCCGGTCCTGTAACCGTTACAGCAACAGTGCCGGCTGGCGATGGATCAAGCGTGTCGAACACTGCGTCGCTAACCTGCAATTGAGCTTCCCCGTGCCAGATTTTTGATCGGTTCGGATCGGCTCAAATCCACAAGTGAAACGTTCATCTGTTTTTTTCGAGCTTAGCGATTTCGCAAAACGGTGATCTGCTCCTGCAACACGCCCAAAGTCCGGGTAAAATTAGTATATGAAGAGCACCTGGATGTCCCTTCCTCTCTCTGAATCCGATCCTCAAATCGCCCAGGCCATTGCCAATGAAGCCAACCGCCAGCATGAGGGGTTGGAACTGATCGCCTCAGAGAACTTTGTCAGCATGGCTGTCCTGGAAGCTGCCGGCTCGGTTTTTACCAACAAATACGCTGAGGGATACCCAGGGAAACGCTATTACGGCGGCTGCGAGTTTGCTGATGTCGTCGAGAATCTGGCGCGCGAGCGCGCCAAACAGATCTTTGGCGCCGATCATGCCAATGTCCAGCCCCACTCAGGTTCGCAGGCAAACATGGCGGCTTACATGGCCCTTTTACAGCCCGGTGACGCAGTCATGGGACTGAACCTTGCCCATGGTGGCCATCTCACTCACGGACACCCGCTGAACTTTTCCGGCAAGATGTACAAAATCATTCCTTATGGCGTCCGCAAAGACACTGAAACCATCGACTATGACGAGATGGAGCAGATCGCCGTTCGCGAACGCCCCAAAATGATTATCGGCGGCGGCAGCGCCTATGCTCGTGTGATCGACTTTGCCCGCATGCGCCAGATCGCCGACAAAGTCGGCGCGAAACTGATGGTTGATATGGCGCATATTGCAGGCTTAGTTGCCGGCGGCGCGCATCCTTCTCCCGTGCCGCATTCAGATATCGTCACCACCACAACACATAAGACGCTGCGTGGGCCGCGTGCCGGCATGGTACTTTGCCGTCAGGAACTGGCGGCAGCCGTGGACAAGATCGCCTTCCCCGGTATTCAGGGTGGACCGCTGATGCACATTATCGCGGCCAAAGCGGTTTGTTTCCGTGAGGCGTTGCAGCCGGCCTTCAAAGACTACGCTCATCAGGTGGTCGCGAATGCCAGGGCCTTGGCTCGCAAAATTATGGACGAGGGGTTCCGCGTAATTACGGGCGGGACGGATACGCACCTCATGCTCATCGACGTTTTTGCCCAGGGAATTCTGGGCAGTGAAGCTGAAAATGCTTTGGGACAGGCGGGCATTACCGTAAACAAAAATGCTATTCCCTTTGACAGCAATCCCCCTCTCAAGCCCAGCGGGATCCGCATTGGAACCCCCGCGCTCACCACACGTGGCATGAAAGAGAAGGAAATGGTCCAGACAGGAGCATGGATCGTTGAAGCCCTCAGAAACCATAAAGATGCGCAGGCACTCTCCCGCATTCGCAAGCAGGTGCTTGAACTGGCAGAGGCGTTTCCTCTCTATCCGGAGTTGCGGGCCACTGTGGAAGTTGCCTGAGTCATAGCAAGTTCCAGGGTTCCTGCTCAGAGGTACATGTGCGGACGCCAGGATTTCTGCGCCCGAAGTTTCGAATGTAAGCTCGATTCCTTGATTCGCAGCCCTCCTTTTAAGCCAAAATTGCTTCTAAATCCCACAGAGGGATTAGGCAGGGCTCACGTGGCATTCAGGGGCACATTACTGGGAAGTTTGATTTGTCTGCTGGCGACGGTCGCAGTCGCTCAGACAAATGCCATGCCACAGGCGCGCACTGTTGTCGATCGTATGCTGCAAACGCTGCAGGAAAATAAAGCTAAAGTCCGCCCCTTCACTGTAAAGCGCGGTTATCTCCTGCTGGACAAGCAGGACCAGGAGAAAGCCCAAGTCGTCGCCAACATTACCGTTCTGCCTCCTGACAGCAAGCAATACAACATTGAGAGCAGCAGCGGCGGCATGGGCGAGAAAGTATTGCGAGACGTTCTCAGCAAAGAGACTGAATCGCCCAAGGATGCACAACGTAAGGAACTCTCGCTGGAGAATTACGATTTCCAGCTGCTCGGAGAGGAAACTCTCGATGGTCAGCGCTGTTTCCTCTTGAG is drawn from Terriglobia bacterium and contains these coding sequences:
- a CDS encoding GNAT family N-acetyltransferase → MHHLWSQGDYEISTDPARIDAVMVHEFLTNSYWAKGISIESVRLSIENSIPFGVYHGQQLVGFARIISDRATFAYLADVFVLLSHRGRGLSRWLMECIVSHPDLQGLRRWMLATQDAHGLYAKFGFTPLKSPASWMEIHRPDVYARTGRDAVPEK
- a CDS encoding serine hydroxymethyltransferase encodes the protein MSLPLSESDPQIAQAIANEANRQHEGLELIASENFVSMAVLEAAGSVFTNKYAEGYPGKRYYGGCEFADVVENLARERAKQIFGADHANVQPHSGSQANMAAYMALLQPGDAVMGLNLAHGGHLTHGHPLNFSGKMYKIIPYGVRKDTETIDYDEMEQIAVRERPKMIIGGGSAYARVIDFARMRQIADKVGAKLMVDMAHIAGLVAGGAHPSPVPHSDIVTTTTHKTLRGPRAGMVLCRQELAAAVDKIAFPGIQGGPLMHIIAAKAVCFREALQPAFKDYAHQVVANARALARKIMDEGFRVITGGTDTHLMLIDVFAQGILGSEAENALGQAGITVNKNAIPFDSNPPLKPSGIRIGTPALTTRGMKEKEMVQTGAWIVEALRNHKDAQALSRIRKQVLELAEAFPLYPELRATVEVA
- a CDS encoding outer membrane lipoprotein-sorting protein; translated protein: MAFRGTLLGSLICLLATVAVAQTNAMPQARTVVDRMLQTLQENKAKVRPFTVKRGYLLLDKQDQEKAQVVANITVLPPDSKQYNIESSSGGMGEKVLRDVLSKETESPKDAQRKELSLENYDFQLLGEETLDGQRCFLLSMSPRREEKDLLRGKLWVDAETYNIRRVEGTPAKNPSWWLHDLHIFMSFAEVDGMWLRTFTHAVANVRFKGRYVMESRDLEYRFTRQTASRSRRNTAIFAGSAINP